The sequence below is a genomic window from Chryseobacterium foetidum.
CTTATATTTCCGACCGTTTTTATGATTTCAAAGTTTTTCAGTTTCAGTTCTTTTTCAATTCCTTTTTCGTCGAGATCTTTGGCAATGGTCTTTTCATATTTCTTTTCCTGCTTCAGAAAATCGGTATCTCTGTAAACGAGCAGCATTCCGCTCACGGCATAAACCGCCATGATTCCAGCCATAAAATAGCCTAAATAGCGGTGAATGATTCTCATAAAACTGCGTGTATCTTTGATTTTGTCCATGTAAAAATTATAAAGTGCAAAAATGCGATAAAGCAACAAATTCTGAAAGCTTATTTTTATTAATTCTTAATTAAATTTTTATGTTTTAAATAGAATTAATGACTTACCGAAAGAAAATTTAAATCTTATATTTGATAAAAATTAAATTATGCAACTTGTAAAAGTAGGTTTATGCGCCTTCGGAATGAGCGGAAAAGTATTTCATGCACCTTTTCTGAAGCAACATCTTGGTTTTTTTCTCTCTGCAATTGTAGAAAGATCCAAAGAAGAGTCTAAAGAGAAATATTCTGATGCTGTAATCTATCGCTCAGTAGAAGAAATGCTGCAGAATGCAGAAATTGATTTGGTAGTAGTCAATACTCCGGTTCAGACTCATTTTGAATATGCAAAACTCGCTTTGGAAGCCGGAAAAAATGTTATTGTAGAAAAACCTTTTACTGTGAATGCCACAGAAGCTGAAGACCTTGCAAAACTGGCAGCTGAGAAAAATCTTTTTATAAGTGTCTATCAAAACAGGAGATTCGACAGAGATTATATTCAGGTGCAGAAGATTTTGAATGAAAAAGTTTTAGGAAATATAAAAGAAGTCGAAATTCGTTTTGACAGGTTCAGAACTGAAGCAAGTGCGAAACTTCATAAGGAAGATCCCAATCTTTCAGGTTCAGGCTCAGTACACGATCTTGGTGCACACCTCATCGATCAGGCGGTTCAGCTTTTTGGTCAGCCTGAAAAAGTTTTTGCCGATGTATTTTCGATGAAGGGAAATGATTTTGCCAATGATTATTTTGAAATTCTTTTCTATTACGAAAATGAATTACGACTTCGTTTGAAATCTTCAGTTTTCACAAAAGAAGATCATTATGCCTACAAAATTTTCGGGGACAAAGGTTGTTTTCTACAGCAAAGATCAGATGATCAGGAAAATCAACTCGTTGCAGGAGCAGTCCCTGAATACGGAAAAGAATGGACTGCCCCACTCGGTTCTGCAGACGGAATTTTAAATATTTTTAATGAAAATTTAGAAACAGAAAGGGTTTTGACTTCAAGTGAGGCTGGAAATTATATGAATTACTATCAGAATATTTACGAGCACATTGTTTTCGGATATTACCTGCCATCACCAGCCGAAGAAGTTGTAGTCAACATGAAAATCATCGACGCAGCTATGGAAAGCTCAGAGCAGGGAAAAATTATTTATTTAAATTTTTAATATCTTAAAATTAAAGTATGCAAAAAAGAAGTTCAAGTTTCACAGTGCTCGGTTTACTGTTTGTCATCATCGGAATTACACTGATGGAGGATAATATTTATTTAAAGTATGGATTTTTAGTTCTTGGAATTGCATTTCTTTCATACAGCATTTTTACGATGGTTAAAAAGAAATAACAAGTATAAAAAAGAGCTGTTCATCAAATGTTCAGCTCTTTTATCTTATTTTTTATGAAGCATTCTTAAAGCAAAGCTGATCTTAACCATCCTTCAATACTTATAAGCCTTAATGGTTCAAATTAAAAATTCTGATTATTCTTCCTGAAGCTCAAGCCATCTCATTTCATGATTCTCCAGTTTTTGAGAAACATGTTCCAGATTGGCTGAAAGTTTTGAAATCTTATCGTAATCAGATTCGTTGCTCAGCTCATCCAGAATGGCCGCTCTTTTAGATTCCAGTTCAGGAATTTCTTTTTCGATCGTTTCCAGTTCGCGCTGTTCTTTAAAAGAAAGTTTCTTTTTAACGGGAAGCTGGGAGCCGGGAGCTTGAAGAATCGTCTCAACTTTTTTAGCAGGTTCCTGTTTCTGAACAGCGGCTTCCGTCTTCTTGCTTCCCTCTTCCTGCTTCTTACTTCCCTCTTCCATCTTCTTATTTTCTCTGTATTCTGAAAAGTTTCCAATGAAATCTTTGATTTTACCTTCTCCTTCAAATGCCAGAACATGGTCAACAATTCTGTCCATAAAATACCTGTCGTGAGAAACGATAATTAAACTTCCCTGAAAATTCAA
It includes:
- a CDS encoding Gfo/Idh/MocA family oxidoreductase, which produces MQLVKVGLCAFGMSGKVFHAPFLKQHLGFFLSAIVERSKEESKEKYSDAVIYRSVEEMLQNAEIDLVVVNTPVQTHFEYAKLALEAGKNVIVEKPFTVNATEAEDLAKLAAEKNLFISVYQNRRFDRDYIQVQKILNEKVLGNIKEVEIRFDRFRTEASAKLHKEDPNLSGSGSVHDLGAHLIDQAVQLFGQPEKVFADVFSMKGNDFANDYFEILFYYENELRLRLKSSVFTKEDHYAYKIFGDKGCFLQQRSDDQENQLVAGAVPEYGKEWTAPLGSADGILNIFNENLETERVLTSSEAGNYMNYYQNIYEHIVFGYYLPSPAEEVVVNMKIIDAAMESSEQGKIIYLNF